In one Rhinopithecus roxellana isolate Shanxi Qingling chromosome 1, ASM756505v1, whole genome shotgun sequence genomic region, the following are encoded:
- the IPO9 gene encoding importin-9 isoform X2: protein MEMLVSGDLNAVHGAMRVLTEFTREVTDTQMPLVAPVILPEMYKIFTMAEVYGIRTRSRAVEIFTTCAHMICNMEELEKGAAKVLIFPVVQQFTEAFVQALQIPDGPTSDSGFKMEVLKAVTALVKNFPKHMVSSMQQILPIVWNTLTESAAFYVRTEVNYTEEVEDPVDSDGEVLGFENLVFSIFEFVHALLENSKFKSTVKKALPELIYYIILYMQITEEQIKVWTANPQQFVEDEDDDTFSYTVRIAAQDLLLAVATDFQNESAAALAAAATRHLQEAEQTKNSGTEHWWKIHEACMLALGSVKAIITDSVKNGRIHFDMHGFLTNVILADLNLSVSPFLLGRALWAASRFTVAMSPELIQQFLQATVSGLHETQPPSVRISAVRAIWGYCDQLKVSESTHVLQPFLPSILDGLIHLAAQFSSEVLNLVMETLCIVCTVDPEFTASMESKICPFTIAIFLKYSNDPVVASLAQDIFKELSQIEACQGPMQMRLIPTLVSIMQAPADKIPAGLCATAIDILTTVVRNTKPPLSQLLICQAFPAVAQCTLHTDDNATMQNGGECLRAYVSVTLEQVAQWHDEQGHNGLWYVMQVVSQLLDPRTSEFTAAFVGRLVSTLISKAGRELGENLDQILRAILSKMQQAETLSVMQSLIMVFAHLVHTQLEPLLEFLCSLPGPTGKPALEFVMAEWTSRQHLFYGQYEGKVSSVALCKLLQHGINADDKRLQDIRVKGEEIYSMDEGIRTRSKSAKNPERWTNIPLLVKILKLIINELSNVMEANAARQATPAEWSQDDSNDMWEDQEEEEEEEEDGLAGQLLSDILATSKYEEDYYEDDEEDDPDALKDPLYQIDLQAYLTDFLCQFAQQPCYIMFSGHLNDNERRVLQTIGI, encoded by the exons aattcACTCGAGAAGTGACAGACACACAGATGCCACTTGTTGCTCCTGTCATTCTCCCAGAGATGTATAAGATCTTCACCATGGCTGAG GTGTATGGTATTCGAACCCGTTCTCGAGCCGTGGAAATATTTACCACTTGTGCCCATATGATCTGTAACATGGAGGAGCTGGAAAAG GGTGCAGCCAAAGTCCTGATCTTTCCTGTGGTGCAGCAGTTCACAGAGGCCTTTGTTCAGGCCCTCCAGATACCAGATGGTCCCACATCTGACAGTGGGTTTAAGATGGAGGTCCTAAAG GCAGTGACAGCCCTAGTGAAAAACTTCCCAAAGCACATGGTGTCCTCCATGCAGCAGATTCTGCCTATTGTTTGGAACACCCTAACTGAGAGTGCAGCTTT TTATGTGAGGACAGAAGTAAATTACACAGAAGAAGTAGAAGATCCTGTGGATTCTGATG GTGAAGTCCTGGGCTTTGAAAATCTCGTCTTTAGCATTTTTGAATTTGTCCATGCTCTACTAGAAAATAGCAAATTCAAAAGCACTGTTAAGAAAGCCTTGCCTGAATTGATTTATTATATTATCCTGTACATGCAAATCACTGAGGAGCAG ATTAAAGTATGGACAGCCAACCCCCAACAGTTTGtagaagatgaagatgatgatacATTCTCCTATACTGTTAGAATAGCAGCTCAAGACTTGTTGCTG GCTGTGGCCACAGATTTCCAGAATGAAAGTGCAGCAGCCCTGGCTGCTGCAGCCACTCGACATTTACAAGAAGCTGAGCAAACCAAAAACAGTGGCACTGAGCACTG GTGGAAGATCCATGAGGCATGCATGCTTGCCCTAGGCTCAGTGAAGGCCATCATCACTGACAGTGTGAAAAATGGCAGGATTCATTTTGACATGCATGGGTTCCTGACCAATGTCATCCTTGCAGACCTCAACCTCTCAG TGTCTCCTTTCCTCTTGGGCCGGGCACTTTGGGCTGCCAGTCGGTTCACTGTTGCTATGTCCCCTGAACTGATCCAGCAGTTCCTACAGGCAACAGTTAGTGGTCTTCACGAGACACAGCCCCCGTCAGTTCGAATTTCTGCAGTGAGAGCCATCTGGGG ttattgtgacCAACTCAAAGTATCAGAGAGTACCCATGTgctccagcccttcctccccaGCATCCTGGATGGCTTAATTCACCTAGCAGCCCAGTTCAGCTCAGAGGTCCTCAACCTGGTGATGGAGACGCTGTGCATCGTTTGTACAGTAGACCCCGAATTCACAGCAAGCATGGAAAGCAAAATCTGCCCCTTCACCATCGCCATTTTCCTAAAGTACAGTAATG ATCCCGTCGTCGCCTCACTGGCTCaggacatcttcaaggagctGTCCCAGATTGAAGCCTGTCAGGGCCCAATGCAAATGAGGTTGATTCCCACTCTGGTCAGCATAATGCAGGCCCCAGCAGACAAGATCCCTGCAGGGCTCTGTGCG aCAGCCATTGATATCCTGACAACAGTAGTACGAAATACAAAGCCTCCCCTTTCCCAGCTTCTCATCTGCCAAGCTTTCCCTGCTGTGGCACAGTGTACCCTTCACACAGATGACAATGCCACCATGCAG AATGGCGGAGAGTGCTTGCGGGCCTATGTGTCAGTGACCCTGGAACAAGTAGCCCAGTGGCATGATGAGCAGGGCCACAATGGACTGTGGTATGTGATGCAAGTGGTGAGCCAGCTCCTGGACCCCCGCACATCAGAGTTCACTGCGGCCTTTGTGGGCCGCCTTGTTTCCACCCTCATCTCCAAGGCAGGGCGGGAGCTGGGGGAGAATCTAGACCAGATTCTTCGTGCCATCCTCAGTAAGATGCAGCAGGCAGAGACACTCAGTGTCATGCAG TCCCTGATCATGGTGTTTGCTCATCTGGTGCACACTCAGCTAGAACCTCTTTTGGAGTTCCTGTGTAGCCTCCCAGGACCTACTGGCAAACCTGCTCTAGAGTTTGTGATGGCTGAGTGGACAAGCCGACAGCACCTGTTCTATGGACAGTATGAAGGCAAAGTCAG CTCTGTGGCACTCTGTAAGCTGCTCCAGCATGGCATCAATGCAGATGACAAACGGCTACAGGATATCCGTGTGAAGGGAGAGGAGATCTACAGCATGGATGAGGGCATCCGCACCCGCTCTAAGTCAGCCAAAA acCCAGAACGCTGGACAAACATTCCTTTGCTGGTCAAGATCCTAAAGCTGATCATCAACGAGCTCTCCAACGTCATGGAGGCTAATGCCGCTCGCCAGGCCACTCCTGCAGAGTGGAGTCAAG ATGACTCCAATGATATGTGGGAGgaccaggaggaggaagaggaggaggaggaggatggtttAGCTGGCCAACTTTTATCTGACATTCTTGCTACAAGTAAATATG AGGAGGATTACTACGAGGATGATGAGGAAGATGACCCTGATGCCCTGAAGGATCCTCTCTATCAGATTGATCTGCAG GCATATCTCACAGATTTCCTCTGCCAGTTTGCTCAGCAGCCCTGCTACATCATGTTTTCAGGCCACCTTAATGATAACGAGAGGCGAGTTCTACAGACCATCGGCATCTAA
- the SHISA4 gene encoding protein shisa-4, with protein MPPAGLRRAAPLTAIALLVLGAPLVLAGEDCLWYLDRNGSWHPGFNCEFFTFCCGTCYHRYCCRDLTLLITERQQKHCLAFSPKTIAGIASAVILFVAVVATTICCFLCSCCYLYRRRQQLQSPFEGQEIPMTGIPVQPVYPYPQDPKAGPAPPQPGFMYPPSGPAPQYPLYPAGPPVYNPAAPPPYMPPQPSYPGA; from the exons ATGCCACCAGCGGGGCTCCGCCGGGCCGCGCCGCTCACTGCAATCGCTCTGTTGGTGCTGGGGGCTCCCCTGG TGCTGGCCGGCGAGGACTGCCTGTGGTACCTGGACCGGAATGGCTCCTGGCATCCGGGGTTTAACTGCGAGTTCTTCACCTTCTGCTGCGGGACCTGCTACCATCGGTACTGCTGCAGGGACCTGACCTTGCTCATCACCGAGAGGCAGCAGAAGCACTGCCTGGCCTTCAG TCCCAAGACCATAGCAGGCATCGCCTCAGCTGTGATCCTCTTTGTTGCTGTGGTTGCCACCACCATCTGCTGCTTCCTCTGTTCCTGTTGCTACCTGTACCGCCGGCGCCAGCAGCTCCAGAGCCCATTTGAAG GCCAGGAGATTCCAATGACAGGCATCCCAGTGCAGCCAGTATACCCATACCCCCAGGACCCCAAAGCTGGCCCTGCACCCCCACAACCTGGCTTCATGTACCCACCTAGTGGTCCTGCTCCCCAATATCCACTCTACCCAGCTGGGCCCCCAGTCTACAACCCTGCAG CTCCTCCTCCCTATATGCCACCACAGCCCTCTTACCCGGGAGCCTGA